Part of the Gimesia chilikensis genome, CCGATGTGCTGGCCGGGAAGTATCAGAGTTCTGCGGCGCGTGAGCGGGTCCTCATCAACCACGCGACAGGCGTCAATCCGAAGCCTTGGAGGAAGAAACGCGTCACTTCGTTGAACAAGCATGAAAAGGCAACCGCCCTGCTTGAGGAGCCGGGTGCACAGTTGAAACCTGTGAAAGGCGAAATGCGCAACGTGAAGCTGGGTGAGGCGATCTTCAGCAACCGCAGCTATGCTTTTCACGACAAGTTGCCCCGTTTTCTGCAAGGCGGGCAGTTTGTCTTCAGTCCGATGGAGCAGACCGAAGTCGTCTGTACCTCACCGGGCGTGGTCTATGCCGTAACACCCCTGCCGGACCGTAACCAGGACAGCGTGACGGACGAATTACAAAAGCAGGGATTCGAACTGGCGGCGGTCCCTGAATTCGTGCTGTTCCTGATGCCGGGGGGACGCGAAATTCCCGGGAATGTCTGTTCGGTCTATCAACGCCGTGTCGCGGCAGGTGATCGGATCAAGTTCGGCAAATGGGGCGTCGTGATCACGAAACCGGAATGATCGTAGAGATCATAGTGCGAACCTGATCAGCCCCTGGCGGCCGGCGGGGATCACGTCTCCGGTCGCATACTGGCGACTAAAATCACGTTCTGTGTTATCGAGACAGATTGCGATAAAAGGTGTCGCGAATGTTTCGCATCGTCTGCCAGATATTGGCTTTCATATCCTGCGGAGAAACGCAGGCGAACAGATAGCCGGTCCCGGTTGTTTTGTCTGTCCAGGTCTGGATGATCAGATTCAAGGTTTGCGGTTTCCGGGTGACGAACGGTTCCGTCCAGTTGACCTTTGCCGCATATTCTGTGAGACCCTGCGGGTAAATCTTCTGTGGATCGACGGGGGTGGCTTTGGTCAGTTTGCAGGTAAAGCCGCTGGTATCGATTTCCTTCTTCCGGCTTTTGAAGATGGTACTCGACAGCCCCTGATAATACGTGAGTAGTTCGCGTTCGATGTTTTTTTGTGTCAGCTCTGTGCCGGGATCGAGTTTAAAGACGAAGAAGTAGGAGAAAAACGAATTCGATTTTTCCTGAAACATGCCCGGCGAAAAGCGGGCTTCTTCGATTCCCTTGAACTGCATTTCCCTGGCGAAGGAAGGGGGCAGCGGAATCTGCTCCCCCCTCCAGCCAGCAGGTACTGTGATATTCTTCGCCAACTCGGTATCAGCGGCCAGCACGACGCTGGCTCCAGACAGAATTACCATTAAAACAGCAAGACGGCGGAGATTAAATAACTGCATACGAGGTGTTTTCTATCTTGAGGAATACAGGAGTCTAGATCGAAGCGATTTCGAAGCCGGTGCGGTAGTCCCGTGTCAGGTATTTGTTGGCAGCCGAGTTGTTGGTAATTTTGAGGGCTTTGCCATCGAATTCGAGGGTTTCGCCCGAGAAGTATGCGGCCACGTTGCCTAACTGTACGGCTTCGGTCAGATGGCCGCCGTATTCAAACCCGTCGCTGGGCTGTTTACCGGACAGGCAGCCGTCGACCCAGCCGTGATAATGATCGAGACCTTCTACCGGCTCGATTGTCACACCTTCGATGTTGACGAACGGCATGCCGACGTGGGGCAGAATCATGTTTCCTTTTTCACCGACGAAGATCGAACCGCCGCCTGGCAGTGTTTGGCCGGGTAACAGTTTGGCGATTCCGTTCGCGGGACGCCGACCACCATCGTACCAGTTAATCGGCAGACTGCGACCAGCGGTATACTGCGTACCGGGGATGATGTATTTGATGGTTTCCTGGGCGGGCCAGACTTCATCATTCATGCCGGTGTGCTCCGAGTGGACGCTGATCGGGTCACCTGTAATTTTAAGGGCCGTGTAGACCGGATCGAGCAAGTGACAGCCGAAATCGCCGATGGCTCCGGAACCGAAGTCCTGCCAGTCTCTCCAGGTGAAGGGATGGTAGACCCGGTTTCCGCCATAGGGACGCATCGGGGCGACACTGACCCAGAGATTCCAGTCGAGTGTTTTGGGAACAGCTTCATTTGTCTTAGGCGGTTCGAGTAGACCACTGCGTCCGTGTCCGGTGGTGCCGACCCAGGAATGCACGGCTGATACTTTACCGATGACGCCATCTTGAATCGCTTTTACTCCGGTCCGATAAGCGGAATGTGAATGGATCTGGTTCCCCATCCGCGTGATGACGCCTGATTTTTTGGCCTGCAGTCGCATCTGGCGGGCTTCCCACACCGTGCGTGTCAGCGGTTTCTGGCAGTAAACGTGCTTGCCGCGTTGCATGGCGTCCATGCTGATGATGGCGTGGGTATGGTCGGGAGTGGAAACCGAAACGGCATCGATTTTATCACCCAGCTCATCCAGCATTGCTTTGTAGTCCTGGTAGATGGGAGCGTCAGGTGCCAACGGTTTGACTTTCTCAGTGCGCGCCAAGTCGACATCGCAGAAGGCGACGCATTTCACTTTATCGTGGCTGGCAATGAGCTTGATATCAGAATACCCTTTGCCGTCGGTGCCGATGCCCGCAAACTGCAATTGCGAGTTCAAATTCTGTCCGCGGACAAATGCGGGAGCGGCAAAAGTGGATGCGGCTGCAGCAGCAACGGTTGTTTTCAAAAAATCGCGACGGGTCGTCTCTTTGGAGGAGGTCATGATTGCGGGCTTCCTGTTGATTCGTGTCGTGGGATGTATTGGGGGCCAGAATCAGATTCTGATTAGTGTAGAATAATGATTATAGCATAAACTGCTTGTGATACGTCAATTGAGTCTGCATCATGAAGTGTGAGCAAATTTGGATTTCATTCTGGATCATTTTAGACCAGAAAGGTGCGTCCACCATGCGATTGATTCACTTTGATAATGAGAGTGAAATCAATGGACTGTTAGAACCATTTTGGATCGCAGTTGAGTTGAGCCGATTCCTGGGGAGTCTCAAGCCCGGGTGCGCGGTTAGCAATACTCGATTAGAGCATTGAATCAATTGAGTTCATCGACGCTGGTGACTGCTTGCCGATTGAGAGATTCCTCTCGGCCGGTGAGTGCCTGGATGCGGGACAGTTCCTCCCTCCAATCTGATTTCGAATCATCGGTCAGCAGGGGGAGTAATTTTTTGATGGTTTTTTCAGCCTCTGGATAATTTCTGACATTAATCAAAGCGGTCGCCAGAACGGAAAGCGATTCTTCCTGCATGACGGGAGAAGCGTTGGCAATTCGTGCGTGCTGCAGTGCCTGTTTGGCCAGAGCGGGTTCTGATGTATCGGCTGTATCGAGCAGTAAACGCGCCAGTTCGCGGTGGGCATCCGGATAAGATGCGTTTTTAGCGATGGATTGTTCGATATCTGTTCTGGCGGAGTCCCGCTCATTCAATTTGAGAGAGGCCATGGCCCGATCAAAGAAGGCGTCTGGAGAATCGGGAAACAGTTCGAGAGCCTGCGTGAAATCCTGAATCGCTTCCGCATATTGATTTAACTCTGCCCGCACACGGCCGCGCGTCATCCAGGCACAAAACACGGTTTCGTCCTG contains:
- a CDS encoding Gfo/Idh/MocA family protein, encoding MTSSKETTRRDFLKTTVAAAAASTFAAPAFVRGQNLNSQLQFAGIGTDGKGYSDIKLIASHDKVKCVAFCDVDLARTEKVKPLAPDAPIYQDYKAMLDELGDKIDAVSVSTPDHTHAIISMDAMQRGKHVYCQKPLTRTVWEARQMRLQAKKSGVITRMGNQIHSHSAYRTGVKAIQDGVIGKVSAVHSWVGTTGHGRSGLLEPPKTNEAVPKTLDWNLWVSVAPMRPYGGNRVYHPFTWRDWQDFGSGAIGDFGCHLLDPVYTALKITGDPISVHSEHTGMNDEVWPAQETIKYIIPGTQYTAGRSLPINWYDGGRRPANGIAKLLPGQTLPGGGSIFVGEKGNMILPHVGMPFVNIEGVTIEPVEGLDHYHGWVDGCLSGKQPSDGFEYGGHLTEAVQLGNVAAYFSGETLEFDGKALKITNNSAANKYLTRDYRTGFEIASI